Proteins encoded in a region of the Zunongwangia endophytica genome:
- a CDS encoding DUF4886 domain-containing protein, giving the protein MKLLKKGILIIFLIPISLFSQIEEPHKVLMVGNSFTYFWNMPQMVEAMAEHQDINLETSQSTVGGSNLEQHWKKQKGTQTRKILDKEKFDIVVLQDHSMSTIEAPERFTTYSTKLIDLINENDAKPLLSMTWAYDSNPLMQEGISSSYIELGRETGVKVVPVGTIFMQAQKARPNLKIYFDDKHPSSDGSYLIALIYYKYLTGNSVKDIPNRLVTEDSEGDQLYLSFVLPETGVFLRQLVDDFDMESFKKAH; this is encoded by the coding sequence ATGAAACTTCTTAAAAAAGGAATTTTAATAATCTTTTTAATACCTATTTCTCTTTTTTCTCAAATTGAAGAGCCCCATAAAGTGCTGATGGTTGGTAATAGTTTTACTTATTTCTGGAATATGCCTCAAATGGTTGAAGCCATGGCAGAACATCAGGATATAAATCTTGAGACTTCGCAGTCTACAGTTGGAGGAAGCAACCTGGAACAACACTGGAAAAAACAAAAAGGTACTCAAACCAGAAAGATTCTTGATAAAGAGAAATTTGATATTGTGGTATTACAGGACCATAGCATGAGTACCATCGAGGCTCCTGAAAGGTTTACAACTTACTCGACTAAACTTATCGACCTTATTAATGAAAATGACGCAAAACCATTGCTTTCTATGACCTGGGCTTATGATTCTAACCCGCTAATGCAGGAGGGTATTAGTTCTTCTTATATAGAATTGGGAAGAGAAACAGGTGTAAAAGTGGTTCCAGTCGGGACTATCTTTATGCAGGCTCAAAAAGCAAGACCAAATCTTAAAATATACTTTGATGATAAGCATCCTTCTTCTGATGGATCTTATCTAATAGCCCTTATTTATTACAAGTATTTAACTGGCAATTCGGTGAAGGATATTCCAAACCGCCTAGTAACAGAAGATTCGGAAGGAGACCAATTATACCTAAGTTTTGTGCTACCGGAAACCGGAGTATTTCTAAGGCAACTAGTGGATGATTTCGATATGGAATCGTTTAAAAAAGCACATTAA
- a CDS encoding SLC13 family permease has protein sequence MKVGKNIFLILGPVLFLVLQSIGGPKGMPETAYDVLCATIWIALWWVTEAVPIAVTALLPIVLFPLTGALDLSTTTASYGHKYIFLYMGGFILAIAIEKWNLHKRMALHIIKVIGTNVKNIILGFMVATAFLSMWISNTATSVMMLPIGMSIVSQLKDNPSTKMDENKLFGKALMLSIAYSASIGGIATLIGTPPNLVFAGYIQEVYNIDISFFQWLKFGLPISILLLLIAWFYITHVAFNFKQKEFPGGQQEIDRLITELGPMKREEKIVLSVFVITAICWITRSFILEKLLPGIDDTIIAIIAGITIFTLNSGKEGKPIINWEEAVKIPWGIILLFGGGMALASGFQVTGLAEWFGTQMTLLNALPLLLLILIVIFSVNFITELTSNLATTAMLLPILAPIALKLDLNPYMLLVSTTVAASCAFMLPVATPPNAVVFGSGYLRIPDMVKTGIWMNLISILILTTAVYLLLPFVWDFDPLGYNEKFITQKP, from the coding sequence ATGAAGGTAGGTAAAAATATATTTTTGATCCTTGGGCCAGTCCTTTTTTTAGTCCTTCAAAGCATTGGTGGTCCGAAAGGAATGCCAGAAACCGCTTATGATGTACTATGCGCTACGATTTGGATTGCATTATGGTGGGTGACAGAAGCAGTCCCTATAGCTGTTACCGCCCTACTTCCCATAGTTTTGTTTCCATTAACAGGAGCTCTTGATCTTTCAACGACAACAGCTTCTTATGGCCATAAATATATCTTCCTGTATATGGGAGGATTTATTCTGGCTATTGCAATAGAAAAGTGGAATCTACATAAACGCATGGCACTTCATATTATAAAAGTTATTGGAACCAATGTTAAGAACATCATTCTCGGCTTTATGGTAGCGACCGCATTTTTATCTATGTGGATATCTAACACAGCTACTTCAGTAATGATGCTTCCAATTGGGATGTCTATTGTTTCGCAGTTAAAAGATAATCCGTCTACAAAAATGGATGAGAATAAGCTCTTTGGTAAAGCTCTGATGTTGAGCATTGCTTATAGTGCATCTATTGGTGGTATTGCTACCTTAATTGGTACTCCTCCTAACCTGGTATTTGCAGGTTATATTCAAGAGGTCTATAATATTGACATTTCCTTTTTTCAATGGCTTAAATTTGGACTTCCTATTTCTATCTTACTACTTTTGATTGCCTGGTTCTATATAACACATGTAGCTTTCAACTTTAAACAAAAAGAATTTCCGGGAGGACAACAGGAAATTGATCGGCTTATTACTGAATTAGGACCAATGAAGCGGGAAGAAAAAATTGTCCTGAGTGTATTTGTAATAACGGCAATATGCTGGATTACAAGGTCTTTTATTCTGGAAAAACTTCTACCGGGGATAGATGATACAATTATCGCTATAATTGCTGGAATTACAATTTTCACTTTAAATTCAGGCAAAGAAGGCAAACCTATTATAAATTGGGAAGAAGCTGTAAAAATACCTTGGGGAATTATATTACTTTTTGGAGGTGGTATGGCTTTGGCCTCAGGATTTCAGGTTACCGGACTTGCAGAATGGTTTGGTACTCAAATGACTTTACTTAATGCCTTGCCATTATTATTGCTAATTCTAATTGTCATATTCAGTGTGAATTTTATAACAGAGCTTACTTCAAATCTGGCAACCACAGCAATGCTTTTGCCAATTCTGGCTCCTATTGCTTTAAAGTTAGATTTGAACCCTTATATGCTTTTAGTATCAACAACGGTTGCGGCATCATGCGCATTTATGCTACCTGTTGCCACACCACCAAATGCTGTAGTATTTGGTTCAGGATATCTTAGAATACCAGACATGGTCAAAACTGGGATTTGGATGAATTTAATATCTATTCTGATTCTTACCACGGCAGTTTATTTATTATTACCGTTTGTATGGGATTTTGACCCCTTAGGATACAATGAAAAATTTATTACCCAAAAACCATAA
- a CDS encoding DUF6377 domain-containing protein produces the protein MGAKTKISKIFFLLSLFLFCTSTYAQKIDSLSYSDLDKMVIDREQYEKKKDQRINLLKEDLERKQLLGDSTNIYKANLELFKEYESYKYDSAYYFLTNAKNLAIRIKDSSKLAHSRINEGFILLSAGLFKEAADTLQIISPETLIEKDKYQYYYTYARLYFDLADYNDDKRFQLDYVRKGIALLKVSLKYCTANSSRYWQSKSLIKLKEQNWKGAETSYLKWIENFDLNPNLYAIATSSLSYIYDRLGNDNLANKYLILAAISDIKSATKENTALRNLADKLFQKGYLKKANYYVKIALDDANFYDARHRKNQISSILPIIESAQLLKVEQKNESLRTTVYLLAFLTLITLIFIALTFKQLKEKKIARKELAKNNERLKKVNLSLLESDTIKQDYITYFLRITSHLIGKIESLQKTTILRIQTKKSDELLKMMKNYSVKQERVALFNQFDEVFLQLFPDFIESFNKLFPKDQQRNLKKEELLNTELRIFALYRLGIQDNKQIADFLDVSLSTVYSYKTRLKSSSNYRESFEQKVMEIKRL, from the coding sequence ATGGGCGCTAAAACCAAAATTTCTAAAATCTTCTTCCTTTTATCACTATTCCTTTTTTGTACATCAACATATGCACAGAAGATAGATTCACTCAGTTATAGTGATTTGGATAAGATGGTTATAGATAGAGAACAATATGAAAAGAAAAAAGATCAAAGAATTAATTTATTAAAAGAAGACCTTGAACGGAAACAGCTACTGGGAGATTCCACCAATATTTATAAAGCAAATCTTGAGTTATTCAAAGAGTATGAATCGTATAAATATGATTCCGCATATTATTTCTTAACGAATGCAAAAAATTTAGCAATAAGAATAAAAGATAGCAGCAAATTGGCTCATTCAAGAATCAATGAAGGATTTATATTGCTTTCCGCCGGCCTCTTTAAAGAAGCTGCCGACACACTTCAAATTATAAGCCCCGAAACACTAATTGAAAAAGACAAATACCAATACTATTATACATATGCTAGATTATATTTTGACCTTGCCGATTACAATGACGATAAAAGGTTTCAATTAGATTATGTTAGAAAAGGAATAGCTCTATTAAAGGTATCTCTCAAATACTGCACTGCTAATTCCTCAAGATATTGGCAGTCAAAAAGTTTGATAAAACTTAAGGAACAAAACTGGAAGGGAGCAGAAACTTCATATCTCAAATGGATTGAAAATTTTGATTTAAATCCTAACCTATATGCTATCGCTACATCTAGCCTTAGTTATATATACGACCGGTTAGGAAATGATAACTTGGCCAATAAATATCTTATTCTTGCAGCAATTTCAGATATAAAAAGTGCTACTAAAGAAAATACTGCTTTAAGAAATTTAGCGGATAAACTTTTTCAAAAAGGATATTTAAAAAAAGCTAACTATTATGTAAAAATTGCTCTAGATGATGCAAATTTTTACGATGCCCGGCATCGAAAGAACCAAATATCCTCTATTCTTCCCATAATTGAAAGTGCTCAGCTTCTTAAAGTAGAACAAAAAAATGAAAGTTTACGCACAACAGTATATCTGCTTGCATTCTTAACCTTAATAACATTAATTTTTATAGCCTTAACCTTCAAACAGCTAAAGGAAAAGAAAATTGCTAGAAAGGAATTGGCAAAAAATAATGAACGCTTAAAAAAAGTAAATCTTAGTTTGCTTGAATCTGATACTATAAAGCAGGATTATATTACCTATTTCCTACGCATAACTTCACATCTCATTGGCAAAATAGAAAGTTTACAAAAAACCACTATTTTAAGAATTCAAACCAAAAAATCAGATGAACTACTTAAAATGATGAAAAATTATAGTGTAAAACAAGAAAGGGTAGCACTATTCAATCAGTTTGATGAAGTTTTTCTACAATTATTTCCTGACTTTATAGAGAGCTTTAATAAACTTTTTCCTAAAGATCAACAAAGAAATTTAAAAAAAGAAGAGCTGTTAAATACCGAATTAAGAATTTTTGCTCTATATAGATTAGGCATCCAAGACAATAAACAAATTGCAGATTTTCTAGATGTTTCTCTATCCACAGTTTATTCATACAAAACAAGGCTTAAAAGCAGCTCCAACTACAGAGAAAGCTTTGAACAAAAGGTAATGGAGATAAAGAGATTATAA
- a CDS encoding SusC/RagA family TonB-linked outer membrane protein, with the protein MQQILQEKVLPNITSLILNSFSILFGLAIMFCTGQAEATPMKDLIGKNIQYTISGEVVDSEGLPILGINVVEKGTSNGTMTDIDGLFSLEVDSEKAILVFSSIGFETQEIPVEGTQNIKVTMQTSVAGLDEVVVVGYGTSTKRDVTGAVASISDEEFNQGAITNPLQQISGKAPGVNINQVGSEPGSTPSVRIRGITSLIGGNDPLVVVNGVQGNMDLLNQIPPNEIQSVDILKDASATAVYGSRGAPGVIIVTTKKNKRGTSTLEYSSTASIDVLSNELDVLDANQWWEQAQRYGVPASANHGSSTDWYDILTQTGYTQNHTISFGAGTDTFNYRASVSAILQEGVVLNSNSDKYIARLSANQKALDERLDITLNINTGILETSNSVQSIGNAAFTSNLITNSYFLRPTDPVFDTDGSYYTDPNVFEYLNPYAVAQTTVDERENNNLFVSLNADLDVYKGITLGWFGSWRKTNNTVGFFLPVESTDANAINQNGFANISNSRQDEKLTNLSLSYENTFGEHKLNALALYEWQQQSYQGNYGQARGFFNNETTYNSLQSGDLSDVRSGDISSYKNDRSLVSFLGRLNYTLKDKYLLTLSYRRDGSSVFGENNKWGNFPAASVAWRIDEEDFMQNGIFNQLKLRAGYGITGNQQGLIPQQSLSLVSPGGITYFGGEQIRNFEISQNSNEDLKWERKKQTNIGVDFSLIDSRLSGSLDAYTATTDDLLFNYTVPQPPFPYNTVAANVGSIRNRGIELALNYDFIRNNDVTLSLGGNMSLLDNEVLNLSGSIEGVELNTDFVPWGTNSYLIEGQPVGTYSILQHEGIDGVGAEVVRDINGDGTIDQGVRSPDRQIEGLALPTYNFAINPRFRYKDFDFSMLWRGSGGNKIYNGLRRNLSLMESLGNANVLESAVDLDLFTSQYSSNLWLEDGDFVRLENVNAGYNWQLDTFKYIESVRFSITGNNLLLITDYSGIDPEINFSGGNGFGGDFGIYPRTTSVALGLQVTFK; encoded by the coding sequence ATGCAGCAAATTTTACAAGAAAAAGTTCTGCCCAATATCACTTCATTAATTCTGAATTCATTCTCAATTCTATTTGGATTGGCAATTATGTTTTGTACTGGACAGGCAGAGGCAACTCCAATGAAGGATCTTATCGGCAAGAATATTCAGTACACTATATCTGGAGAAGTGGTAGATTCTGAGGGATTACCCATTCTAGGGATCAACGTTGTTGAAAAGGGTACATCAAATGGCACCATGACAGATATAGATGGTCTTTTTTCCCTTGAAGTTGATTCGGAAAAAGCAATTTTGGTTTTCTCTAGTATTGGTTTTGAAACTCAGGAAATTCCAGTTGAAGGCACACAAAATATTAAAGTTACCATGCAGACTTCCGTTGCTGGATTAGATGAAGTTGTTGTTGTGGGATATGGAACTTCTACTAAAAGAGATGTAACAGGTGCAGTAGCAAGCATCTCCGATGAAGAATTTAACCAGGGAGCTATTACAAATCCCTTACAGCAAATTTCAGGAAAGGCTCCCGGGGTAAATATTAATCAGGTAGGGAGTGAGCCCGGCTCTACACCAAGTGTTAGAATAAGGGGAATAACTTCTCTTATAGGTGGAAATGATCCTTTGGTAGTTGTAAATGGTGTTCAGGGCAATATGGATTTGCTTAACCAGATTCCACCTAACGAAATTCAATCGGTAGATATTTTAAAAGACGCTTCCGCAACAGCTGTTTATGGTTCCCGAGGTGCTCCTGGGGTAATTATTGTTACTACCAAGAAAAATAAGAGGGGAACTTCTACACTTGAATATTCTTCTACTGCTTCGATAGATGTTCTTTCCAACGAATTGGATGTATTAGATGCAAATCAATGGTGGGAACAAGCACAGCGTTATGGTGTTCCAGCTTCAGCCAATCACGGTTCCAGTACCGATTGGTACGATATACTTACTCAAACGGGATATACTCAAAATCATACGATATCTTTTGGAGCAGGTACCGATACTTTCAATTATCGGGCTTCTGTAAGTGCGATTTTACAAGAGGGTGTAGTACTTAATTCTAACAGCGATAAATATATAGCCAGGCTCTCCGCAAATCAAAAAGCTTTGGATGAAAGGTTGGATATCACCTTGAATATCAATACAGGAATTCTTGAAACAAGTAATAGCGTACAAAGTATAGGTAATGCGGCTTTTACTTCAAATTTGATTACTAACTCTTATTTTTTAAGACCAACAGATCCTGTTTTTGACACTGATGGAAGTTATTATACAGATCCTAATGTTTTTGAATATTTAAATCCTTATGCTGTGGCTCAAACTACGGTAGATGAACGAGAGAATAACAACCTCTTTGTAAGTTTGAATGCAGATTTAGATGTATACAAGGGCATAACATTAGGATGGTTTGGTAGCTGGAGAAAAACCAATAATACTGTCGGATTCTTTTTACCTGTTGAATCGACAGATGCCAATGCTATAAATCAAAATGGGTTTGCCAATATTAGTAATAGCAGGCAAGATGAAAAACTTACTAATCTAAGTTTGTCTTATGAAAATACTTTTGGGGAACATAAGCTAAACGCTTTGGCACTTTATGAGTGGCAACAACAATCCTATCAAGGTAATTATGGACAGGCACGCGGTTTCTTCAATAATGAAACAACTTACAACTCATTACAATCTGGCGACCTATCTGATGTAAGATCGGGAGATATTTCTTCTTATAAAAATGATCGTAGCCTGGTTTCATTCCTGGGTAGGTTAAACTATACTTTAAAAGATAAATACTTGCTTACCTTAAGTTATCGTAGGGATGGTTCCTCGGTTTTTGGAGAGAACAACAAGTGGGGAAATTTTCCGGCAGCCTCTGTCGCCTGGAGGATTGATGAAGAAGATTTTATGCAGAATGGCATATTCAATCAACTAAAATTAAGGGCGGGTTATGGAATTACAGGAAATCAACAAGGTCTAATTCCGCAACAATCGCTGTCCCTGGTAAGCCCTGGAGGGATTACTTATTTTGGAGGGGAGCAAATACGTAACTTTGAAATATCCCAGAACTCTAACGAAGATTTGAAATGGGAACGAAAAAAACAAACCAATATCGGAGTAGATTTCAGTTTAATCGATAGTAGGCTAAGTGGTTCACTCGATGCTTATACGGCAACCACCGATGATTTATTATTTAATTATACAGTTCCTCAACCTCCATTTCCTTATAACACGGTGGCTGCTAATGTAGGTAGTATAAGAAATCGTGGGATAGAACTTGCATTAAACTACGATTTTATAAGGAATAATGATGTGACCTTAAGCCTGGGAGGTAATATGTCATTGCTTGATAATGAAGTCCTTAATTTGAGCGGTAGTATTGAAGGAGTTGAATTGAATACCGATTTTGTTCCCTGGGGAACTAACTCTTATTTGATCGAAGGTCAGCCTGTTGGGACATATTCTATTCTACAGCACGAAGGTATAGATGGTGTAGGAGCTGAAGTTGTGAGAGATATCAATGGTGATGGAACCATAGACCAGGGGGTAAGAAGTCCAGATAGGCAAATAGAAGGCTTAGCTTTACCAACCTATAATTTTGCCATCAATCCAAGATTTAGATACAAAGATTTTGATTTTTCAATGCTTTGGAGAGGTTCCGGTGGAAATAAAATTTATAACGGCTTAAGAAGAAATTTGAGTTTGATGGAAAGCTTAGGTAATGCCAATGTACTGGAAAGCGCTGTCGATTTAGATCTGTTTACCTCTCAGTATAGTTCAAACTTATGGCTGGAAGATGGAGATTTTGTTAGACTGGAAAATGTAAATGCCGGCTATAACTGGCAGTTGGATACTTTTAAGTATATAGAATCAGTAAGATTTTCCATTACTGGAAATAACTTGCTGCTGATTACAGACTATTCCGGAATAGATCCAGAAATCAATTTCAGTGGAGGTAATGGTTTTGGCGGTGACTTCGGAATTTATCCGAGAACTACAAGTGTCGCATTAGGTTTACAAGTAACATTTAAATAA
- a CDS encoding RagB/SusD family nutrient uptake outer membrane protein gives MRKLYIKLVGLFVISVLFSCTGDVEEQVYDKYQADEFYSSTEGADVALAAVYANVAGNWGGVGYAGADNGWYDLNSMSADEQVIPHRTDGAWQLDFARLYKHEWLPTDLIVNNTWNWLYEAIFSANLAVEQLETAGAAPSKIAEAKVLRSFFYYLLMDDYGNVPFYTTNDVTVEELPQTSRQEVYDFIVAELQENVPNLSETKGGEYYGRFNKWAGYGLLAKVYLNAEVYTGTPQWQKCVEAIEELETGGFSLHPGLANEASPNGYQYYELFGDQLPGDETILAMFATANVVSRNIFTIRSLSGPHAMELFGVSGWNGSIVPQEYYNNYEDGDIRKEQFLLGEQPGGVSYSPQVNSLDNPGADPFAGVRNIKFYPATPLDGGGASNDFPIYRYADFMLMKAECYIRLGNSGAAKPLVDAIRERAGLSALDSDPTLEDIYDERGFELNWEGHRRQDMIRFGTFLEANEFRGASENHRKLFPIPTSALDANPNLQQNLGY, from the coding sequence ATGAGAAAATTATATATAAAATTAGTCGGATTATTTGTGATTTCAGTTTTATTCTCCTGTACAGGGGATGTTGAAGAACAAGTTTATGATAAATATCAAGCTGATGAATTTTACTCCTCTACTGAAGGTGCCGATGTTGCACTGGCTGCAGTTTATGCCAATGTAGCCGGTAATTGGGGTGGTGTAGGTTATGCCGGTGCCGATAATGGATGGTATGATCTAAACAGTATGAGTGCAGATGAACAGGTAATTCCCCATAGAACAGATGGAGCCTGGCAATTAGATTTTGCAAGACTTTATAAACACGAGTGGTTGCCTACAGATTTAATTGTAAACAATACCTGGAACTGGCTTTATGAAGCAATCTTTAGTGCAAATCTTGCCGTAGAACAACTGGAAACTGCGGGAGCAGCTCCATCAAAAATAGCTGAAGCCAAAGTATTAAGATCATTCTTTTATTATTTATTGATGGATGATTATGGGAACGTCCCATTCTATACAACCAATGATGTTACAGTTGAAGAACTGCCACAGACAAGCAGACAGGAGGTTTACGATTTTATTGTTGCTGAATTGCAAGAGAACGTTCCAAATTTATCAGAGACAAAAGGTGGAGAGTACTACGGAAGGTTCAATAAGTGGGCCGGATACGGGCTTTTAGCTAAAGTTTATTTAAACGCTGAAGTTTATACAGGTACTCCACAGTGGCAAAAGTGTGTTGAAGCAATTGAAGAATTGGAAACTGGTGGGTTTTCTTTACATCCTGGATTAGCAAATGAGGCCAGTCCTAATGGCTATCAGTACTATGAATTATTTGGAGATCAGCTTCCAGGTGATGAAACTATTTTGGCAATGTTTGCTACGGCCAACGTAGTATCCAGAAATATTTTCACTATTAGAAGTTTAAGTGGCCCTCACGCCATGGAGCTATTCGGTGTGAGTGGCTGGAATGGATCTATCGTACCTCAAGAGTACTATAATAACTACGAAGATGGAGATATAAGGAAAGAACAGTTTTTACTAGGAGAGCAGCCAGGAGGGGTAAGTTATAGTCCACAGGTGAATTCATTAGATAACCCTGGTGCTGATCCTTTCGCAGGCGTAAGAAATATAAAATTTTATCCCGCTACACCTTTAGATGGGGGGGGAGCTTCCAATGATTTCCCAATATATCGATATGCCGATTTTATGTTAATGAAAGCAGAATGCTACATCAGGTTGGGTAATTCAGGAGCAGCCAAACCATTAGTTGATGCTATACGGGAACGCGCTGGACTTTCAGCGCTGGATAGCGATCCAACCTTGGAAGATATTTATGATGAAAGGGGTTTTGAGCTAAACTGGGAAGGCCATAGAAGACAGGATATGATTAGGTTTGGAACTTTTCTGGAAGCCAATGAATTTAGAGGTGCATCAGAAAATCATAGGAAATTATTCCCAATACCTACTTCGGCGTTAGATGCTAATCCTAATTTGCAACAAAACCTTGGTTATTAA
- a CDS encoding SusF/SusE family outer membrane protein translates to MKKYYKIYYLLFAILGLGFISCEDDADLTYLQEVNFTATPQVSANSLMLEQEAANEPAINISWSEVSFPIEEAPVNYSLQFATPADTLGETAWGNATSMTAGDDVLSKEISVTDLNEMVKDLGLVADEEGTIVYRVRAYVDHPVFSKAGVFQVTPYDQVSSSASIYVPGAYQGWDPATASSLKETATTGVFEGIIGFTDPAALEFKFTIEPNWNENYGGDDNGNLVFDGNNLSVPSVGSYKITVNFNEMTWMAEPYSWGIIGPATPSGWDSDTDMIYNNEEELWEYTGELMSGALKFRLNDEWTINYGSRNSTDFIAYLDDPGAHDISSAGVYRVTFQIDEEDNSMAYYTIEGQ, encoded by the coding sequence ATGAAGAAGTATTATAAAATTTATTATTTACTATTTGCCATTTTAGGCCTTGGATTTATCTCTTGTGAAGATGATGCAGATTTAACCTATTTACAGGAAGTGAATTTTACAGCCACTCCGCAAGTTTCAGCGAATTCCCTAATGCTGGAGCAAGAGGCAGCAAATGAACCTGCAATTAATATTTCCTGGAGTGAAGTAAGTTTTCCTATAGAAGAAGCTCCGGTAAACTATAGCTTACAATTTGCAACTCCGGCAGATACCCTGGGGGAAACAGCGTGGGGAAATGCAACCAGTATGACGGCTGGGGATGATGTGCTTAGTAAGGAAATATCTGTAACAGACCTAAATGAAATGGTAAAAGATTTGGGCCTAGTAGCTGATGAGGAGGGAACTATTGTGTATCGCGTTAGGGCTTATGTAGACCATCCGGTTTTTTCAAAAGCTGGAGTATTTCAGGTAACTCCCTATGATCAGGTTTCAAGTAGTGCTTCCATATATGTTCCCGGGGCATATCAGGGATGGGATCCTGCAACTGCGTCTAGTCTTAAAGAAACTGCTACAACAGGAGTATTTGAAGGAATTATTGGGTTTACTGATCCAGCAGCATTGGAGTTTAAATTCACCATAGAACCTAACTGGAATGAGAATTACGGAGGTGATGACAATGGTAATCTTGTTTTTGATGGAAATAATTTATCAGTACCATCTGTTGGGTCTTATAAGATAACCGTAAACTTTAATGAAATGACCTGGATGGCCGAACCTTATTCCTGGGGAATTATTGGTCCCGCTACTCCCAGTGGTTGGGACAGTGATACTGATATGATATATAACAACGAGGAAGAACTTTGGGAGTATACAGGAGAATTGATGTCTGGAGCTTTAAAATTTAGACTAAACGATGAATGGACTATAAACTATGGCTCCCGAAATAGCACTGACTTTATTGCATACTTAGATGATCCCGGTGCTCATGACATTTCTTCTGCTGGTGTTTATCGGGTTACATTTCAAATAGACGAAGAAGATAATAGTATGGCATATTATACTATAGAAGGACAATAA
- a CDS encoding alpha-amylase family glycosyl hydrolase: MKNTMYIILAIFISVFTTGCNNNDDNLNDQTDFGYEQYGENFDNVPDPEDAVIYQVNLRAFSEEGTIDAVTQRLDYIKELGANVVYLMPIYPVGVENSAGGLGSPYAVRDYKAVSSEFGSLEDLQTLVEEAHNRDMAVVLDWVANHTAWDNVWVTEHPEYYERNEEGNFMPPTGTNWSDVIQLDFENPELQNAMIDAMAYWVYNANIDGFRMDAADYVPEGFWTDAVTEIRGIKDQEMLMLAEGGEQRHLRSGFDYIFGFNFFETLKEIHEGAPASEVQITHAEEYQNVYNDIKRVVRYTTNHDVNLSDGTPLELFGGIEGSIANFVVAAYMKSVPMIYNGQEIGYDQRLQFFTQTPIDWSSGDQQVFDEYQEIIDFRKNSEALQEGEYKGYSSNDMVAFTMESEEETVLVLSNIRDKETGFLIPQNLQGEWQNVFEGSTQNLEGQISLHSYSYLVLKK, from the coding sequence ATGAAAAATACCATGTATATAATTTTAGCAATTTTTATCTCAGTTTTTACTACGGGTTGTAATAATAACGATGATAACTTGAATGACCAAACTGATTTTGGATACGAACAGTATGGAGAAAATTTCGATAATGTACCCGACCCTGAGGATGCTGTAATTTATCAGGTAAACTTGAGGGCTTTTAGCGAAGAAGGAACAATAGACGCAGTGACGCAACGCCTAGATTATATAAAGGAATTGGGCGCCAATGTTGTTTATTTAATGCCAATTTATCCTGTTGGTGTAGAAAACTCTGCAGGAGGGCTGGGTTCCCCTTATGCCGTAAGGGATTACAAAGCGGTGAGTTCAGAATTTGGTTCCCTTGAAGATCTGCAAACCCTTGTCGAAGAGGCACATAATAGAGATATGGCTGTGGTTTTAGATTGGGTGGCCAATCATACCGCCTGGGATAATGTTTGGGTTACAGAACATCCGGAATATTACGAAAGGAATGAGGAAGGAAATTTTATGCCCCCAACTGGTACAAATTGGAGTGATGTTATACAACTTGATTTTGAAAATCCTGAACTTCAGAATGCCATGATCGATGCTATGGCATACTGGGTTTATAATGCCAATATTGATGGCTTTAGAATGGATGCAGCAGATTATGTACCTGAAGGCTTTTGGACAGATGCTGTTACCGAAATCAGAGGTATAAAAGACCAAGAGATGTTAATGCTGGCTGAAGGTGGAGAACAAAGGCACCTAAGATCTGGGTTTGATTATATTTTCGGGTTTAATTTTTTTGAAACCCTAAAAGAAATCCACGAAGGCGCACCTGCAAGTGAGGTTCAAATAACTCATGCAGAAGAATACCAGAACGTCTATAATGACATTAAAAGAGTGGTGCGTTATACCACTAACCATGATGTAAATTTAAGCGATGGCACTCCTCTTGAATTATTCGGAGGCATAGAAGGCTCAATAGCTAATTTTGTAGTGGCAGCCTATATGAAATCTGTTCCTATGATTTATAACGGACAGGAAATTGGTTATGATCAACGATTGCAATTTTTTACTCAAACACCTATTGACTGGTCTTCAGGCGATCAGCAGGTTTTTGATGAATATCAGGAAATTATAGATTTTAGAAAGAATAGCGAGGCACTTCAGGAAGGTGAATATAAAGGATATAGTAGTAATGATATGGTTGCCTTTACTATGGAAAGTGAGGAAGAAACAGTTCTAGTGCTCTCAAACATTAGAGATAAGGAAACCGGATTTTTAATTCCCCAAAATTTGCAGGGGGAGTGGCAAAATGTTTTTGAAGGTTCCACACAAAATCTTGAAGGTCAAATTAGTCTTCACTCGTATTCATATTTGGTATTAAAAAAGTAG